A genomic stretch from Cygnus atratus isolate AKBS03 ecotype Queensland, Australia chromosome 27, CAtr_DNAZoo_HiC_assembly, whole genome shotgun sequence includes:
- the EGR3 gene encoding early growth response protein 3, translating to MTGKLLEKLPGTMNTLLNQLPDNLYPEEIPNSLNIFSGSSDSVAHYNQMAADNVMDIGLANEKASQELSYSGTFQPAPGNKTVTYLGKFAFDSPSNWCQDNIISLMSAGILGVPPSSGALTSTQSSAGSMGPPQGDVDQMYPALPPYSSCSDLYPEPVSFHDPQSNPGLTYSPQDYQAAKPALDSNLFPMIPDYNLYHHPNDMGTITEHKPFQSLDPIRVNPPPITPLETIKAFKDKQIHPGFGGLPQPPLTLKPIRPRKYPNRPSKTPLHERPHACPAEGCDRRFSRSDELTRHLRIHTGHKPFQCRICMRSFSRSDHLTTHIRTHTGEKPFACEFCGRKFARSDERKRHAKIHLKQKEKKAEKGSAGPPPAAPPTAAAATTSPPVALAPAVTTCA from the exons ATGACAGGCAAACTACTGGAGAAGCTGCCGGGGACCATGAACACTTTGCTGAACCAATTGCCTGACAATCTGTACCCGGAGGAGATCCCCAACTCTTTGAACATCTTCTCCGGCAGCAGCGACTCGGTGGCTCACTACAACCAGATGGCTGCAG ATAATGTTATGGACATTGGCTTAGCGAACGAAAAAGCCAGCCAGGAATTGTCCTATTCGGGGACTTTTCAGCCCGCCCCGGGCAACAAGACTGTGACCTACCTGGGGAAATTCGCCTTCGACTCGCCCTCCAACTGGTGCCAGGACAACATCATCAGCCTGATGAGCGCCGGCATCCTGGGGGTGCCGCCGTCCTCGGGCGCGCTCACCAGCACGCAGAGCTCGGCGGGCAGCATGGGGCCGCCGCAGGGCGACGTGGACCAGATGTACCCCGCGCTGCCGCCCTACTCCTCCTGCAGTGACCTCTACCCGGAGCCCGTCTCCTTCCACGACCCCCAGAGCAACCCCGGCCTCACCTACTCCCCCCAGGATTACCAGGCGGCCAAGCCCGCCTTGGACAGCAACCTCTTCCCCATGATCCCAGACTATAACCTCTACCACCACCCCAACGACATGGGCACCATCACGGAGCACAAACCCTTCCAGAGCTTGGACCCCATCCGCGTCAACCCGCCCCCCATCACCCCGCTGGAGACCATCAAGGCCTTCAAGGACAAGCAGATCCACCCGGGCTTCGGGGGGCTGCCGCAGCCGCCGCTCACCCTCAAACCCATCCGGCCCCGCAAGTACCCCAACCGGCCCAGCAAGACGCCGCTCCACGAGCGGCCCCACGCCTGCCCCGCCGAGGGCTGCGACCGCCGCTTCTCCCGCTCCGACGAGCTCACCCGCCACCTCCGCATCCACACGGGCCACAAGCCCTTCCAGTGCCGCATCTGCATGCGGAGCTTCAGCCGCAGCGACCACCTCACCACCCACATCCGCACCCACACCGGCGAGAAGCCCTTCGCCTGCGAGTTCTGCGGCCGCAAGTTTGCCCGCTCCGACGAGCGCAAGCGGCACGCCAAGATCCACCTCaagcagaaggagaagaaggcCGAGAAGGGCTcggccgggccgccccccgccgcgccccccaccgccgccgccgccaccacctCGCCCCCCGTCGCCCTCGCCCCCGCCGTCACCACGTGCGCCTGA